In a single window of the Aquicella siphonis genome:
- a CDS encoding phytanoyl-CoA dioxygenase family protein codes for MQRKARERVMRNITEREITAYQRDGAICLRQFLTHDELSLLQDGIERNLAAPSARAKIASKPDDPGLFIEDFCNWQSNEFYQRFIFESPVAMAAGLLMQSRISRLYHDHLLVKEPNTRQRTPWHQDQPYYNIEGWQNCSLWIPIDPVPRHSTLEFVAGSHRGPWLMPRSFMDNQAKWFPEGSLADLPDIEAARDQYPILGWDITPGDVVCFHMLTLHSAGGTVGPHRRRVFSVRFLGDDITHAPRQWITSPAFPGLENELPAQAPMVHPLFPVVWVSA; via the coding sequence ATGCAGCGAAAAGCGAGGGAGCGCGTCATGCGCAATATTACCGAGCGTGAAATCACCGCTTACCAGCGCGATGGCGCTATCTGTTTACGTCAATTTCTCACGCATGATGAGTTGTCACTGCTGCAAGACGGTATTGAGCGTAATCTCGCCGCGCCCAGCGCGCGCGCTAAAATCGCCAGCAAACCCGACGACCCCGGCCTTTTTATCGAGGATTTTTGCAACTGGCAATCGAACGAGTTTTATCAGCGTTTTATCTTTGAATCTCCCGTTGCCATGGCGGCAGGACTGCTCATGCAAAGCCGGATCTCACGCCTCTACCATGATCACCTGCTCGTGAAAGAACCTAACACACGACAACGCACGCCATGGCACCAGGATCAGCCGTATTACAATATCGAAGGCTGGCAAAATTGCAGTCTGTGGATACCCATCGACCCGGTCCCGCGCCATTCCACGCTGGAATTTGTGGCTGGTTCACATCGCGGCCCCTGGCTCATGCCGCGCTCCTTCATGGATAATCAGGCGAAATGGTTCCCCGAAGGGTCCCTGGCCGACTTGCCGGATATTGAAGCGGCACGCGATCAATATCCCATCCTGGGCTGGGATATCACGCCGGGTGATGTGGTCTGTTTTCATATGTTAACCCTGCATTCCGCGGGAGGCACGGTGGGCCCGCATCGCCGGCGGGTATTTTCCGTCCGGTTTCTAGGCGATGATATCACACACGCGCCCAGGCAATGGATCACTTCCCCCGCCTTTCCCGGACTGGAAAATGAATTGCCCGCGCAAGCCCCCATGGTGCATCCTCTATTTCCCGTTGTGTGGGTAAGTGCTTAA